Proteins from a single region of Oryza brachyantha chromosome 6, ObraRS2, whole genome shotgun sequence:
- the LOC102713552 gene encoding putative 1-phosphatidylinositol-3-phosphate 5-kinase FAB1C, whose protein sequence is MGVPVVQKYDSWTADLPMTDCGGGERCDLGLRPINGVRGGAMEQRGDGMDGPSVSPPERVPTPSSARYAGWRRLSSPGPLRCSTRSVGYEDGDDSERYFSPHSEFSQDTSDTDSVSTSISRMYTFRLGTSSPIESPVRRLGLEDTSPSSRRSCHSPVYPLNSGHVSEDVDYSSFVDSPVCDDEQHSNASIPIDFESNRLIWYPPPPQDEGDDFENGFFEYNDDDDDGNDVGDANTFTRVNDDHGDYDDLLGIKGKNNISHKEFLRNALHGHFRALVSQLLQGHGVDPVDVWSDMVSSLAWQAATFVRPDTSKGGSMDPTDYVKVKCVASGNPNDSTFIKGVVCSKNVKHKRMVSKHENPRLLLLGGALEHQKVSNKLASINSILEQEKEYLKNAVAKIEAQRPHVVLVEKSVPLYAQQLLAKDISLVLNVKRSLLERISRCTGAQIASSIENVTSVRLGQCQTFWIERVSESSSPKNANKKSAKTLMFFDGCPRRLGCTILLRGPSYEELRKVKLALQFALFAAYHLSLETSYLADEGATLPKIPSDLSVLQLENHVDGGNCSSGYCLQDFNDFQISGERTSENGCNKPANCLNDSVKPLSTDKSFLEPNLNQEECIGGTNGLYPRSPRSSLDNGCIPPPDITVQTSKSSPTQVRKRTQMGPCFHRVESDLDNGWHNISDEEHAGLAIRDYNENHGEYFPTSDNPQSILVSLSIACPQRGVVCKQSQLFRIKFYGNFDKPLGKYFREDLFNQISCCESCKEPAESHVRCYTHRQGSLTISVRNLASVRLPGENDGKIWMWHRCLRCKPKDGIPPATQRVVMSDAARGLSFGKFLELSFSNHTTANRIACCGHSLQRDCLRFYGYGSMVAVFRYSPVDILSVNLPPAVLDFTYPVAQDWIVKDVADVTSRKEHLYKEIFDKLDSIENIVLAQNMTMKTGLHKHVVDLKDLIKVEWKKYDVLSRFSSIENLHTLEPAIDILELNCLRRELVIDAHIWDRRLYMMQALTKENCHTEPTDMQCLDKLPECSVEKSKVEIPDTQENLENSLKLTQSSSTVATNSVKPLLRGERIDTTVTHFGLKTDITGEVPLQSAEGCSSSVVPGPSERPNDGILTNELEKTLERTRSSASNLSDRIDLAWTGSSQFANDPSKCSMEALPVIPAALVDHPSYQKVMAPIRINSFDSAINFKNRLSPSDDSDGIIRRAYSQKPPKALERTGQVLCPTFKNELSVPEIMHGEGRFLLPQNATDVVVPIYDDEPSSMIAHAMTVPDYHKFLSPLLDQHNDLAKFSAGNSLDQDSSSRSSLDVSTWNYSSDQPRTGNNDSKDIHLTLSFEDDDSISVDKAKFSVTCYFAKQFDAIRRKCCPDELDYIRSLSRCKRWSAQGGKSNVYFAKTLDDRFVIKQVTRTELDSFEDYAAEYFKYLTESVSSGSPTCLAKVLGLYQVVARNLRDGKELKLDVMVMENLFYKKKISRIYDLKGSLRSRYNPDTSGNNKVLLDLNLLETLHTKPIFLGSKAKRRLERAVWNDTSFLASVDVMDYSLLVGIDEESKELVMGIIDYLRQYTWDKQLETWVKASGFLGGSRDVLPTIISPDQYKKRFRKAMSRYFLTVPDQWSS, encoded by the exons ATGGGAGTTCCTGTCGTCCAGAAGTACGATTCTTGGACTGCGGACCTTCCGATGACTgattgcggcggcggcgagcgctgCGACCTCGGCCTCCGGCCTATTAACGGAGTTCGAGGCGGTGCTATGGAGCAGCGTGGTGACGGTATGGATGGGCCGTCGGTGTCCCCACCGGAGAGAGTCCCCACGCCGTCTTCGGCGAGGTACGCCGGGTGGCGGCGCCTCTCGTCACCTGGTCCTCTCCGATGCTCAACAAG GAGTGTTGGGTATGAAGATGGTGATGACTCTGAGCGGTATTTCTCTCCGCACAGTGAGTTTTCTCAGGACACATCAGATACAGATTCGGTGAGCACAAGTATTAGTAGGATGTACACCTTCAGATTGGGGACTTCGAGCCCAATAGAAAGTCCCGTGAGACGATTGGGACTAGAAGACACAAGTCCATCCTCCAGGAGGAGTTGTCACTCTCCTGTCTACCCTTTGAATTCTGGTCATGTCTCTGAGGATGTTGATTATTCTAGCTTTGTGGATTCACCTGTTTGTGATGATGAACAACATAGCAATGCCTCAATACCGATTGATTTTGAGAGTAACAGGCTCATTTGGTATCCGCCCCCACCTCAGGACGAGGGTGATGACTTTGAAAATGGTTTTTTTGAATACaatgatgatgacgacgatggCAATGATGTTGGTGATGCGAATACCTTCACTCGTGTTAACGATGATCACGGTGATTATGATGATTTATTGGGCatcaaaggaaaaaataatatatctcaTAAAGAGTTCCTGAGGAATGCTTTACATGGGCATTTCAGGGCTCTTGTGTCCCAGCTGCTCCAAGGACATGGAGTTGATCCTGTGGATGTATGGTCAGACATGGTATCCTCATTAGCATGGCAGGCAGCTACTTTTGTTAGGCCAGATACAAGTAAAGGTGGTAGCATGGATCCTACCGACTATGTCAAAGTCAAATGTGTAGCATCAGGGAATCCGAATGATAG TACTTTCATTAAAGGTGTAGTTTGTTCTAAGAATGTAAAGCATAAACGCATGGTGTCAAAGCATGAGAATCCTAGATTGCTACTTTTGGGGGGAGCACTGGAACACCAAAAGGTTTCGAACAAACTAGCATCGATAAACAGCATTCTTGAACAG GAAAAGGAATACCTTAAGAATGCAGTTGCAAAAATAGAGGCACAACGACCTCATGTTGTGCTTGTTGAAAAAAGCGTGCCACTATATGCTCAACAGCTTCTTGCAAAAGATATCTCTTTAGTTCTGAATGTCAAGAGATCACTTCTAGAAAGGATATCACGCTGCACAGGTGCTCAAATTGCTTCATCCATTGAAAATGTTACTTCAGTAAGGCTTGGACAGTGCCAAACATTCTGGATTGAACGAGTTTCAGAATCTTCATCACCAAAGAATGCAAACAAGAAGTCTGCCAAGACACTGATGTTTTTTGATGGTTGTCCAAGACGGTTGGGCTGCACG ATCCTTCTAAGAGGCCCATCCTATGAAGAGTTAAGGAAGGTCAAACTTGCTCTACAGTTTGCACTATTTGCAGCATATCACCTATCACTTGAGACCTCATATCTTGCAGATGAGGGTGCAACTCTACCAAAGATCCCTTCAGATCTTTCAGTTCTTCAACTTGAGAATCATGTAGATGGTGGGAACTGTTCCTCAGGTTACTGTCTTCAGGATTTTAATGATTTTCAGATTTCTGGTGAGAGAACTTCAGAAAATGGGTGCAACAAACCGGCAAATTGCCTTAATGATTCTGTAAAACCGCTATCCACGGATAAATCTTTTCTGGAGCCTAACTTAAATCAGGAAGAGTGCATTGGTGGCACTAATGGTTTGTATCCTCGTTCTCCAAGATCCTCCCTTGATAATGGTTGTATACCACCTCCAGACATAACTGTTCAGACATCCAAAAGTTCACCCACTCAGGTCAGGAAAAGGACACAAATGGGACCATGTTTTCATAGAGTTGAAAGTGACTTGGACAATGGTTGGCACAATATATCAGATGAAGAACATGCAGGATTAGCCATACGTGACTATAATGAAAACCACGGCGAATATTTCCCTACATCTGATAATCCACAAAGCATTTTAGTATCCTTGTCAATTGCATGTCCTCAGAGAGGGGTTGTATGCAAGCAATCGCAGCTCTTTCGCATAAAGTTCTATGGTAATTTTGATAAGCCACTTGGAAAATATTTCCGTGAAGATTTATTTAATCAG ATTTCATGCTGTGAATCTTGCAAGGAGCCAGCAGAATCTCATGTTCGATGTTACACCCATCGACAAGGCAGTCTCACAATCAGTGTTAGAAATCTTGCCTCCGTAAGGTTACCTGGCGAGAATGATGGGAAGATATGGATGTGGCACAGGTGTCTCAGGTGCAAACCTAAAGATGGAATCCCTCCAGCAACTCAAAGAGTAGTTATGTCTGACGCAGCACGTGGACTTTCTTTTGGCAAGTTTTTGGAACTTAGCTTTTCAAACCACACAACAGCCAATCGGATTGCCTGCTGTGGACATTCCCTTCAGAGGGACTGTCTTCGTTTTTATGG GTATGGAAGCATGGTTGCTGTCTTCCGCTATTCTCCTGTAGATATTCTCTCTGTGAACTTGCCACCTGCAGTATTGGACTTTACTTATCCAGTGGCTCAAGATTGGATCGTCAAAGATGTTGCTGAT GTAACCAGCAGGAAGGAGCACCTTTACAAGGAGATATTCGACAAACTGGATTCAATTGAAAACATCGTTTTGGCCCAAAACATGACCATGAAGACAGGCTTGCATAAACATGTTGTTGATCTTAAGGATTTGATTAAAGTTGAGTGGAAGAAGTATGAT GTATTGTCAAGGTTTTCTAGCATAGAAAACCTTCATACTCTTGAACCAGCTATAGATATTCTAGAGCTCAATTGCCTGAGGAGAGAGCTTGTAATCGATGCACATATATGGGATCGCAGACTGTACATGATGCAAGCACTTACTAAGGAAAACTGTCATACTGAACCAACTGACATGCAGTGTCTTGATAAGCTTCCTGAGTGCTCGGTAGAAAAGTCAAAGGTTGAGATTCCTGATACACAGGAGAATCTGGAGAATTCACTAAAACTTACTCAATCAAGTTCGACAGTGGCTACTAATAGTGTAAAACCATTACTCAGGGGAGAACGGATTGACACAACCGTGACACATTTTGGGTTGAAAACCGACATTACAGGTGAAGTACCTCTCCAGTCTGCTGAAGGTTGTTCCAGCTCAGTTGTCCCAGGCCCATCTGAAAGACCAAATGATGGGATACTGACTAATGAGCTTGAAAAAACACTCGAGAGAACACGGTCTTCTGCATCCAATCTTTCTGATAGAATTGACTTAGCATGGACTGGCTCTAGTCAGTTTGCTAATGACCCATCAAAATGTAGCATGGAGGCACTTCCAGTTATACCTGCTGCTCTGGTGGATCATCCCTCATACCAGAAAGTCATGGCACCAATAAGAATCAATTCATTTGATTCTGCCATCAATTTCAAAAATAGGTTATCACCTTCAGATGACTCAGATGGAATAATTAGAAGAGCTTATTCTCAAAAGCCTCCAAAGGCTCTTGAGAGAACAGGCCAGGTTTTGTGCCCAACATTCAAAAATGAGCTGTCAGTTCCTGAAATAATGCATGGTGAAGGTCGTTTTCTTCTACCTCAAAATGCCACAGATGTTGTTGTTCCAATTTATGATGATGAACCATCCAGCATGATAGCCCATGCCATGACTGTTCCTGATTATCATAAATTTTTGTCGCCATTGCTGGACCAGCATAATGACTTGGCCAAATTTAGTGCTGGGAATTCTTTGGATCAGGATTCCTCTTCTAGGAGTTCGTTAGATGTGTCAACGTGGAACTATAGTTCCGACCAACCTCGAACTGGAAATAATGATTCCAAGGATATTCATTTGACACTTTCTTTTGAGGATGACGATTCAATTTCTGTGGATAAAGCTAAATTTTCTGTAACATGTTATTTTGCAAAGCAGTTTGATGCAATCAGGAGAAAGTGTTGTCCAGATGAGCTGGACTACATTCGTTCTTTGAGTCGATGTAAGAGATGGAGTGCTCAAGGTGGCAAGAGTAATGTATACTTTGCCAAAACACTAGATGACAGATTTGTCATAAAGCAAGTGACACGAACAGAACTAGATTCATTTGAGGACTATGCAGCTgaatacttcaaatatttaACAGAATCTGTATCTTCAGGAAGCCCCACGTGCCTTGCTAAAGTCCTTGGTCTTTACCAG gttgTTGCCAGGAACTTGAGAGATGGAAAGGAACTAAAGTTGGATGTAATGGTCATGGAAAATCTTTTTTACAAGAAGAAGATATCAAGAATATATGACCTGAAAGGCTCTTTGCGTTCCCGCTACAACCCTGATACATCAGGAAATAACAAAGTTCTCTTAGATCTGAATTTATTAGAGACACTTCATACAAAGCCCATTTTTCTtggaagcaaagcaaagcgaAGGTTGGAGCGAGCTGTCTGGAATGATACTTCTTTTCTGGCG tCGGTGGATGTGATGGATTACTCACTATTAGTTGGCATTGACGAAGAAAGCAAAGAGCTTGTGATGGGAATTATCGACTATCTTCGTCAGTATACCTGGGACAAGCAGCTAGAGACTTGGGTGAAGGCGTCAGGATTTCTGGGTGGCTCCAGAGACGTGCTCCCAACTATCATATCCCCAGATCAGTACAAGAAGAGGTTCAGGAAGGCCATGTCGAGGTACTTCTTAACTGTCCCTGACCAATGGTCATCTTGA